In a genomic window of Ralstonia nicotianae:
- the tcdA gene encoding tRNA cyclic N6-threonylcarbamoyladenosine(37) synthase TcdA — protein sequence MSHVAISAPAHPPALDDEYARRFGGVARLYGPQALERFAAAHVCVIGVGGVGSWVAEALARCGVGRLTLIDLDHIAVSNTNRQIHALGDAYGKAKVDAMAERIAEINPRAEISRIDDFVTVENVDALLGHPFDYVVDAIDAVKVKTAIVAFCQRTGTRVVTCGAAGGQLDPTRIRVADLARTIQDPLLAKVRGNLRRQHGFPRDPKARFGIDAVYSDEPLRYPEPEQQACAVEVPAESSHAGIDDLAAAGAIEVVNAPPAPQPSRGPQGLACAGFGSSVCVTAVFGMVAASTALRAIAAV from the coding sequence ATGAGTCACGTAGCAATCAGCGCGCCCGCGCATCCGCCCGCCCTGGATGACGAATACGCCCGCCGCTTCGGCGGTGTCGCACGGCTGTATGGCCCGCAAGCGCTGGAGCGCTTCGCCGCGGCGCACGTCTGCGTGATCGGTGTCGGCGGCGTCGGCTCATGGGTGGCCGAAGCACTCGCGCGGTGCGGCGTCGGCAGGCTGACGCTGATCGACCTCGATCACATCGCGGTCTCCAACACCAACCGCCAGATCCACGCGCTGGGTGACGCCTACGGCAAGGCCAAGGTCGATGCGATGGCCGAGCGCATCGCCGAGATCAACCCGCGCGCCGAGATCAGCCGCATCGACGATTTCGTCACCGTGGAGAACGTCGATGCGCTGCTCGGCCATCCGTTCGACTACGTGGTCGATGCCATCGACGCGGTCAAGGTCAAGACCGCCATCGTGGCCTTCTGCCAGCGCACCGGCACGCGCGTGGTGACTTGCGGCGCGGCCGGCGGGCAACTGGATCCGACGCGCATCCGCGTGGCCGATCTCGCGCGCACCATCCAGGACCCGCTGCTTGCCAAGGTGCGCGGCAACCTGCGCCGCCAGCACGGCTTCCCGCGCGATCCGAAGGCGCGCTTCGGCATCGATGCGGTGTATTCGGACGAGCCGCTGCGCTATCCGGAGCCGGAGCAGCAGGCCTGCGCGGTGGAGGTGCCGGCCGAATCGAGCCACGCGGGCATCGATGACCTGGCGGCGGCGGGGGCGATCGAGGTGGTCAACGCACCGCCGGCGCCGCAGCCCTCGCGCGGGCCGCAGGGGCTGGCTTGCGCGGGCTTCGGTTCGTCCGTCTGCGTGACGGCGGTGTTCGGCATGGTGGCGGCGTCGACGGCCCTGCGCGCGATCGCGGCCGTGTGA
- the katG gene encoding catalase/peroxidase HPI: MTTESKCPFKHAAAGGGVSNRDWWPNQLNLKVLHQHSSKSDPMDTDFDYAQAFKRLDLAAVKQDLLALMTTSQDWWPADFGHYGPLFIRMAWHSAGTYRTGDGRGGAGAGQQRFAPLNSWPDNANLDKARRLLWPIKQKYGRNISWADLMILTGNVALESMGFKTFGFAGGRKDVWEPEEDVYWGSETTWLGDQRYTGDRDLENPLAAVQMGLIYVNPEGPNGNPDPIAAARDIRETFARMAMNDEETVALIAGGHSFGKTHGAGPASNVGPEPEAAGIEEQGLGWSSRFGTGKGTDAITSGLEVTWTTTPTQWSNNFFQNLFGYEWELTKSPAGAHQWVAKGAAETIPDAHDPSAKHLPTMLTTDLSLRFDPAYEKISRRFYEHPEQFADAFARAWFKLTHRDMGPRARYLGPEVPAEALIWQDPIPAVDHKLIDTQDIAALKARILASGLSVSQLVSTAWASASTFRGSDMRGGANGARIRLAPQKDWEANQPAQLAKVLETLENIQGAFNGAQSGGKKVSLADLIVLAGCAGVEQAAKNAGHAVEVPFTPGRMDAAQAQTDVESFAVLEPIADGFRNYQKGKYTLPAEALLVDKAQLLTLTAPEMTVLVGGLRVLDTNIGQTRHGVFTQRPESLTNDFFVNLLDMGTEWKATDGRDVFEGRDRATGALKWTGTRVDLVFGSHSQLRALAEVYGSADAQVKFVRDFVAAWDKVMNLDRFDLA; encoded by the coding sequence ATGACGACGGAATCCAAGTGTCCTTTCAAGCATGCCGCTGCCGGCGGCGGCGTATCCAACCGTGACTGGTGGCCCAACCAGCTGAACCTGAAGGTCCTGCACCAGCACTCGTCCAAGTCCGATCCGATGGACACGGACTTCGACTATGCGCAAGCCTTCAAGCGCCTGGACCTGGCGGCCGTGAAGCAAGACCTGCTCGCGCTGATGACCACCTCGCAAGACTGGTGGCCGGCCGACTTCGGCCACTACGGCCCGCTGTTCATCCGCATGGCATGGCACAGCGCCGGCACGTACCGCACCGGCGACGGCCGCGGCGGCGCCGGTGCCGGCCAGCAGCGCTTCGCGCCGCTCAACAGCTGGCCCGACAACGCCAACCTCGACAAGGCGCGCCGGCTGCTGTGGCCGATCAAGCAGAAGTACGGCCGCAACATTTCGTGGGCCGACCTCATGATCCTCACGGGCAACGTCGCGCTGGAGTCGATGGGCTTCAAGACCTTCGGCTTCGCCGGCGGGCGCAAGGATGTGTGGGAGCCGGAAGAGGATGTCTACTGGGGTTCCGAAACCACCTGGCTGGGCGACCAGCGCTACACCGGCGATCGCGATCTGGAGAACCCGCTCGCCGCGGTCCAGATGGGCCTGATCTACGTCAATCCGGAAGGCCCGAACGGCAACCCCGATCCGATCGCGGCGGCCAGGGACATCCGCGAGACGTTCGCCCGCATGGCGATGAACGATGAAGAGACGGTCGCGCTGATCGCGGGCGGCCACTCCTTCGGCAAGACCCACGGGGCCGGTCCGGCCTCCAACGTGGGGCCGGAGCCGGAAGCGGCCGGCATCGAAGAACAGGGCCTGGGCTGGAGCAGCCGCTTCGGCACCGGCAAGGGCACCGACGCCATCACCAGCGGCCTGGAAGTGACCTGGACCACCACGCCCACGCAGTGGAGCAACAACTTCTTCCAGAACCTGTTCGGCTACGAGTGGGAACTGACCAAGAGCCCGGCCGGCGCGCACCAGTGGGTCGCCAAGGGCGCCGCCGAGACCATTCCGGATGCGCACGACCCGTCGGCGAAGCATCTGCCGACGATGCTGACCACCGACCTCTCGCTGCGCTTCGATCCCGCCTACGAGAAGATCTCGCGGCGCTTCTACGAGCATCCGGAGCAGTTCGCCGACGCGTTCGCGCGGGCGTGGTTCAAGCTGACCCACCGCGACATGGGCCCGCGCGCGCGCTATCTCGGCCCGGAAGTACCGGCCGAAGCGCTCATCTGGCAAGACCCGATCCCGGCCGTGGATCACAAGCTGATCGACACGCAGGACATTGCCGCCCTCAAGGCCAGGATCCTGGCTTCGGGGCTGTCGGTCTCGCAGCTGGTCTCGACCGCCTGGGCATCGGCGTCCACCTTCCGCGGCTCGGACATGCGCGGCGGTGCCAACGGCGCGCGCATCCGTCTCGCGCCGCAGAAGGATTGGGAAGCCAACCAGCCGGCCCAGCTGGCCAAGGTGCTGGAGACGCTCGAGAACATCCAGGGCGCGTTCAACGGCGCGCAGTCTGGTGGCAAGAAGGTCTCGCTCGCCGACCTGATCGTGCTGGCCGGTTGTGCCGGCGTCGAACAGGCAGCGAAGAACGCCGGCCATGCGGTGGAGGTGCCCTTCACGCCGGGGCGCATGGATGCCGCGCAGGCGCAGACCGATGTGGAATCCTTCGCCGTGCTCGAGCCGATCGCGGACGGCTTCCGCAACTACCAGAAGGGCAAGTACACCCTGCCGGCCGAGGCCCTGCTGGTCGACAAGGCGCAATTGCTGACGCTGACCGCGCCGGAGATGACGGTGCTCGTGGGCGGCCTGCGCGTGCTCGACACGAACATCGGGCAGACCCGCCACGGTGTCTTCACCCAGCGGCCGGAATCGCTGACCAACGACTTCTTCGTGAACCTGCTCGACATGGGCACGGAGTGGAAGGCGACGGACGGACGGGACGTGTTCGAAGGGCGCGACCGCGCAACCGGCGCACTCAAGTGGACCGGCACCCGGGTCGATCTCGTCTTCGGCTCGCACTCGCAGCTGCGGGCCCTGGCCGAGGTCTACGGCAGCGCCGACGCGCAGGTGAAGTTTGTCCGTGACTTCGTCGCGGCCTGGGACAAGGTGATGAACCTCGACCGCTTCGATCTCGCGTAA